One Cuculus canorus isolate bCucCan1 chromosome 1, bCucCan1.pri, whole genome shotgun sequence DNA segment encodes these proteins:
- the C1H12orf4 gene encoding protein C12orf4 homolog isoform X1, with protein sequence MKPNKGKTCTRERDYVYKFNAGNQHFVLTVPLKFPVQENVSHLHGRLMLLHNLPCFIENDLKQSLNKFIEEETIKDYDKEAEMALEAVKSGKVDINHLAETWAKAYKETTLEYAKPEETSWDEDFADVYHDLIHSPASEMLLNLEHNYFVSISELISERDVELKKLRERQGAEMDKVMQELGKSLTDQDVNSLAAQHFESQQDLENKWTNELKQSTAIQKQEYQEWVIKLHQDLQNPNNSSVSDEIKVQPSQLRESVEGNGRIYEEQRLLEESFTIHLGAQLKTMHNLRLLRADMLDFCKHKRNHRSGVKLHRLQTAMSLYSASLCGLVLLVDNRISSYSGIKRDFATVCQECTDFHFPGIQEQLEIVQKVVLKARAQRSSKSKRRHENKSSGNEDKSKNIERNQSNILPGEFYITRHSNLSEIHVAFHLCVDDNVRSGNITARDPAIMGLRNILKVCCTHDITTISIPLLLVHDMSEEMTIPWCLKRAELVFKCIKGFMMEMASWDGGISRTVQFLVPQTISEEMFYQLSNMLPQIFRVSSTLTLTSKH encoded by the exons ATGAAGCCTAATAAAGGAAAAACCTGCACTAGGGAGAGAGACTATGTATACAAATTTAATGCTGGAAATCAGCATTTTGTGCTTACTGTGCCTCTCAAATTTCCTGTGCAAGAGAACGTTAGTCATTTGCATGGACGTCTAATGCTTCTGCACAATCTGCCATGCTTTATAGAAAATG ACCTGAAGCAGTCTCTTAATAAGTTCATAGAAGAGGAAACTATAAAAGATTATGATAAAGAAGCTGAAATGGCTCTGGAGGCAGTGAAATCAGGAAAAGTTGATATAAACCATCTGGCAGAAACTTGGGCTAAAGCTTATAAAGAG ACAACGTTAGAGTATGCAAAGCCTGAAGAAACCAGCTGGGATGAAGATTTTGCAGATGTTTATCATGATCTGATACATTCTCCagcttctgaaatgctgttaaACCTGGAACACAATTATTTTGTTAGTATCTCTGAATTAATAAGTGAAAGAGATGTGGAATTGAAAAAACTACGGGAAAg ACAAGGAGCAGAAATGGATAAGGTGATGCAGGAGCTGGGGAAATCACTAACAGACCAAGATGTAAATTCATTAGCGGCTCAGCATTTTGAATCTCAGCAG GATTTGGAGAACAAATGGACCAATGAATTGAAACAGTCTACTGCTATCCAGAAACAGGAATATCAGGAATGGGTGATAAAGCTTCATCAGGACCTACAGAATCCCAACAACAGCTCAGTCAG TGATGAAATTAAGGTTCAGCCCAGTCAACTGAGAGAATCTGtagaaggaaatggaagaatttatgaagaacagaGGCTGTTAGAAGAAAGTTTTACTATTCACTTGG GAGCTCAGTTGAAGACCATGCATAACTTGAGGTTACTGAGAGCCGATATGCTGGATTTCTGTAAACATAAGCGCAATCATCGAAGTGGAGTCAAACTTCACAGACTTCAAACTGCCATGTCCCTCTATTCAGCTTCTCTCTGTGGCCTGGTTTTATTGGTAGATAACCGTATCAGTTCATATAGTGGCATCAAAAGAG ATTTCGCAACCGTTTGCCAAGAATGCACAGATTTCCATTTTCCAGGAATTCAAGAACAGCTTGAAATTGTCCAGAAGGTTGTACTTAAAGCCAGAGCACAGCGTAGCAGTAAGTCGAAAAGACGTCATG aaaacaaaagtagtGGAAATGAAGATAAATCGAAGAATATTGAACGAAACCAATCAAATATTTTGCCGG GAGAATTCTACATCACACGCCATTCaaatctttctgaaattcaTGTTGCTTTTCACCTCTGTGTGGATGATAATGTAAGGTCCGGTAACATAACTGCTCGGGATCCTGCAATCATGGGACTCAGAAACATTCTCAAAGTTTGCTGCACACACGACATTACTACCATTAGTATTCCTCTGCTATTGGTGCATGATATGTCAGAG gAAATGACCATTCCATGGTGCTTGAAGAGGGCAGAGCTCGTGTTCAAGTGCATCAAAG GTTTCATGATGGAAATGGCCTCGTGGGATGGAGGAATTTCTCGGACTGTACAATTCTTGGTACCACAG acaaTTTCTGAGGAAATGTTTTACCAACTGAGTAATATGCTTCCACAGATCTTCAGGGTATCCTCTACATTGACTCTGACCTCTAAACACTGA
- the C1H12orf4 gene encoding protein C12orf4 homolog isoform X2, protein MKPNKGKTCTRERDYVYKFNAGNQHFVLTVPLKFPVQENVSHLHGRLMLLHNLPCFIENDLKQSLNKFIEEETIKDYDKEAEMALEAVKSGKVDINHLAETWAKAYKETTLEYAKPEETSWDEDFADVYHDLIHSPASEMLLNLEHNYFVSISELISERDVELKKLRERQGAEMDKVMQELGKSLTDQDVNSLAAQHFESQQDLENKWTNELKQSTAIQKQEYQEWVIKLHQDLQNPNNSSVSDEIKVQPSQLRESVEGNGRIYEEQRLLEESFTIHLGAQLKTMHNLRLLRADMLDFCKHKRNHRSGVKLHRLQTAMSLYSASLCGLVLLVDNRISSYSGIKRDFATVCQECTDFHFPGIQEQLEIVQKVVLKARAQRSKNKSSGNEDKSKNIERNQSNILPGEFYITRHSNLSEIHVAFHLCVDDNVRSGNITARDPAIMGLRNILKVCCTHDITTISIPLLLVHDMSEEMTIPWCLKRAELVFKCIKGFMMEMASWDGGISRTVQFLVPQTISEEMFYQLSNMLPQIFRVSSTLTLTSKH, encoded by the exons ATGAAGCCTAATAAAGGAAAAACCTGCACTAGGGAGAGAGACTATGTATACAAATTTAATGCTGGAAATCAGCATTTTGTGCTTACTGTGCCTCTCAAATTTCCTGTGCAAGAGAACGTTAGTCATTTGCATGGACGTCTAATGCTTCTGCACAATCTGCCATGCTTTATAGAAAATG ACCTGAAGCAGTCTCTTAATAAGTTCATAGAAGAGGAAACTATAAAAGATTATGATAAAGAAGCTGAAATGGCTCTGGAGGCAGTGAAATCAGGAAAAGTTGATATAAACCATCTGGCAGAAACTTGGGCTAAAGCTTATAAAGAG ACAACGTTAGAGTATGCAAAGCCTGAAGAAACCAGCTGGGATGAAGATTTTGCAGATGTTTATCATGATCTGATACATTCTCCagcttctgaaatgctgttaaACCTGGAACACAATTATTTTGTTAGTATCTCTGAATTAATAAGTGAAAGAGATGTGGAATTGAAAAAACTACGGGAAAg ACAAGGAGCAGAAATGGATAAGGTGATGCAGGAGCTGGGGAAATCACTAACAGACCAAGATGTAAATTCATTAGCGGCTCAGCATTTTGAATCTCAGCAG GATTTGGAGAACAAATGGACCAATGAATTGAAACAGTCTACTGCTATCCAGAAACAGGAATATCAGGAATGGGTGATAAAGCTTCATCAGGACCTACAGAATCCCAACAACAGCTCAGTCAG TGATGAAATTAAGGTTCAGCCCAGTCAACTGAGAGAATCTGtagaaggaaatggaagaatttatgaagaacagaGGCTGTTAGAAGAAAGTTTTACTATTCACTTGG GAGCTCAGTTGAAGACCATGCATAACTTGAGGTTACTGAGAGCCGATATGCTGGATTTCTGTAAACATAAGCGCAATCATCGAAGTGGAGTCAAACTTCACAGACTTCAAACTGCCATGTCCCTCTATTCAGCTTCTCTCTGTGGCCTGGTTTTATTGGTAGATAACCGTATCAGTTCATATAGTGGCATCAAAAGAG ATTTCGCAACCGTTTGCCAAGAATGCACAGATTTCCATTTTCCAGGAATTCAAGAACAGCTTGAAATTGTCCAGAAGGTTGTACTTAAAGCCAGAGCACAGCGTAGCA aaaacaaaagtagtGGAAATGAAGATAAATCGAAGAATATTGAACGAAACCAATCAAATATTTTGCCGG GAGAATTCTACATCACACGCCATTCaaatctttctgaaattcaTGTTGCTTTTCACCTCTGTGTGGATGATAATGTAAGGTCCGGTAACATAACTGCTCGGGATCCTGCAATCATGGGACTCAGAAACATTCTCAAAGTTTGCTGCACACACGACATTACTACCATTAGTATTCCTCTGCTATTGGTGCATGATATGTCAGAG gAAATGACCATTCCATGGTGCTTGAAGAGGGCAGAGCTCGTGTTCAAGTGCATCAAAG GTTTCATGATGGAAATGGCCTCGTGGGATGGAGGAATTTCTCGGACTGTACAATTCTTGGTACCACAG acaaTTTCTGAGGAAATGTTTTACCAACTGAGTAATATGCTTCCACAGATCTTCAGGGTATCCTCTACATTGACTCTGACCTCTAAACACTGA
- the RAD51AP1 gene encoding RAD51-associated protein 1 isoform X2, translated as MARPVRRNKKIVDYSQFGDLEDDDEDFACIAAPSSKKSRTQLKEPKKEKKEKQKKPQKEVTLSQKQTASKRISLDDKLYQRSLEVALALSVKENAANILEVQNSEQQDKNIESEDVPRRPLFSNCSVDSELLGLNQVMDDEVPKDDCGQKTASSKVPAHQKKLLSVDSDDGEHASDFEPESVPSEESEEDSDYSEGDNEDFAMEKKKAKRIKKKTKAKMPTEREKKTPKSKINTTVSPSPMTEQKSEPTQKTISSSSGPVGRSLHTSSPVIDKKPKWIPPAASGSSNNSMKYVSVKSPTQCLRLGLSRLARVKPLHPSAASS; from the exons ATGGCGCGGCCGGTGCGGAG GAACAAGAAAATTGTTGATTATTCTCAGTTTGGGGATTTGGAAGATGATG ATGAAGACTTCGCATGTATAGCTGCACCTTCAAGCAAAAAATCCAGAACACAGCTCAAGGAaccaaagaaggagaaaaaagagaagcaaaaaaagccacagaaagagGTGACTCTGTCACAAAAACAGACAGCTAGTAAAAG gatatCCTTGGATGACAAACTTTATCAAAGAAGTTTGGAAGTTGCCTTAGCCTTATCTgtcaaagaaaatgctgcaaataTCCTTGAGGTGCAAAATTCAGAACAACAAG ataaaaatattgaatcaGAAGATGTACCTAGGAGACCCCTATTTTCCAACTGCAGTGTAGACAGTGAACTTTTAG GTCTCAATCAGGTTATGGATGATGAGGTACCTAAGGATGACTGTGGGCAAAAGACAGCATCATCCAAAGTTCCAGCACATCAGAAGAAGCTACTTAGCGTTGACAGTGATGATGGAGAGCATGCTTCTGATTTTGAGCCAGAGTCTGTACCCA GTGAAGAGTCAGAAGAAGATTCAGATTATAGTGAAGGTGATAATGAAGACTTTGctatggaaaagaagaaagccaaaagaattaaaaagaaaaccaaagcaaagatGCCAACcgaaagagagaagaaaactccCAAATCAAAGATTAATACCACAG TTTCTCCTTCACCTATGACAGAACAGAAATCTGAGCCAACACAAAAGACGATCTCCAGTTCTTCAGGACCAGTTGGGAGGTCTTTACATACATCAAGTCCTGTAATAGACAAGAAGCCTAAATGGATTCCACCAG ctgcatcAGGAAGCAGTAATAACTCTATGAAATACGTTTCCGTTAAATCACCTACTCAGTGTCTTCGACTTGGCCTCTCCAGACTAGCAAGAGTCAAACCactgcatcccagtgctgctAGCAGTTAA
- the RAD51AP1 gene encoding RAD51-associated protein 1 isoform X3: MARPVRRNKKIVDYSQFGDLEDDDEDFACIAAPSSKKSRTQLKEPKKEKKEKQKKPQKEVTLSQKQTASKRISLDDKLYQRSLEVALALSVKENAANILEVQNSEQQDKNIESEDVPRRPLFSNCSVDSELLGLNQVMDDEVPKDDCGQKTASSKVPAHQKKLLSVDSDDGEHASDFEPESVPSEESEEDSDYSEGDNEDFAMEKKKAKRIKKKTKAKMPTEREKKTPKSKINTTEQKSEPTQKTISSSSGPVGRSLHTSSPVIDKKPKWIPPAASGSSNNSMKYVSVKSPTQCLRLGLSRLARVKPLHPSAASS, from the exons ATGGCGCGGCCGGTGCGGAG GAACAAGAAAATTGTTGATTATTCTCAGTTTGGGGATTTGGAAGATGATG ATGAAGACTTCGCATGTATAGCTGCACCTTCAAGCAAAAAATCCAGAACACAGCTCAAGGAaccaaagaaggagaaaaaagagaagcaaaaaaagccacagaaagagGTGACTCTGTCACAAAAACAGACAGCTAGTAAAAG gatatCCTTGGATGACAAACTTTATCAAAGAAGTTTGGAAGTTGCCTTAGCCTTATCTgtcaaagaaaatgctgcaaataTCCTTGAGGTGCAAAATTCAGAACAACAAG ataaaaatattgaatcaGAAGATGTACCTAGGAGACCCCTATTTTCCAACTGCAGTGTAGACAGTGAACTTTTAG GTCTCAATCAGGTTATGGATGATGAGGTACCTAAGGATGACTGTGGGCAAAAGACAGCATCATCCAAAGTTCCAGCACATCAGAAGAAGCTACTTAGCGTTGACAGTGATGATGGAGAGCATGCTTCTGATTTTGAGCCAGAGTCTGTACCCA GTGAAGAGTCAGAAGAAGATTCAGATTATAGTGAAGGTGATAATGAAGACTTTGctatggaaaagaagaaagccaaaagaattaaaaagaaaaccaaagcaaagatGCCAACcgaaagagagaagaaaactccCAAATCAAAGATTAATACCACAG AACAGAAATCTGAGCCAACACAAAAGACGATCTCCAGTTCTTCAGGACCAGTTGGGAGGTCTTTACATACATCAAGTCCTGTAATAGACAAGAAGCCTAAATGGATTCCACCAG ctgcatcAGGAAGCAGTAATAACTCTATGAAATACGTTTCCGTTAAATCACCTACTCAGTGTCTTCGACTTGGCCTCTCCAGACTAGCAAGAGTCAAACCactgcatcccagtgctgctAGCAGTTAA
- the RAD51AP1 gene encoding RAD51-associated protein 1 isoform X1, producing MARPVRRNKKIVDYSQFGDLEDDDEDFACIAAPSSKKSRTQLKEPKKEKKEKQKKPQKEVTLSQKQTASKRISLDDKLYQRSLEVALALSVKENAANILEVQNSEQQDKNIESEDVPRRPLFSNCSVDSELLGLNQVMDDEVPKDDCGQKTASSKVPAHQKKLLSVDSDDGEHASDFEPESVPSEESEEDSDYSEGDNEDFAMEKKKAKRIKKKTKAKMPTEREKKTPKSKINTTVSPVVSPSPMTEQKSEPTQKTISSSSGPVGRSLHTSSPVIDKKPKWIPPAASGSSNNSMKYVSVKSPTQCLRLGLSRLARVKPLHPSAASS from the exons ATGGCGCGGCCGGTGCGGAG GAACAAGAAAATTGTTGATTATTCTCAGTTTGGGGATTTGGAAGATGATG ATGAAGACTTCGCATGTATAGCTGCACCTTCAAGCAAAAAATCCAGAACACAGCTCAAGGAaccaaagaaggagaaaaaagagaagcaaaaaaagccacagaaagagGTGACTCTGTCACAAAAACAGACAGCTAGTAAAAG gatatCCTTGGATGACAAACTTTATCAAAGAAGTTTGGAAGTTGCCTTAGCCTTATCTgtcaaagaaaatgctgcaaataTCCTTGAGGTGCAAAATTCAGAACAACAAG ataaaaatattgaatcaGAAGATGTACCTAGGAGACCCCTATTTTCCAACTGCAGTGTAGACAGTGAACTTTTAG GTCTCAATCAGGTTATGGATGATGAGGTACCTAAGGATGACTGTGGGCAAAAGACAGCATCATCCAAAGTTCCAGCACATCAGAAGAAGCTACTTAGCGTTGACAGTGATGATGGAGAGCATGCTTCTGATTTTGAGCCAGAGTCTGTACCCA GTGAAGAGTCAGAAGAAGATTCAGATTATAGTGAAGGTGATAATGAAGACTTTGctatggaaaagaagaaagccaaaagaattaaaaagaaaaccaaagcaaagatGCCAACcgaaagagagaagaaaactccCAAATCAAAGATTAATACCACAG TATCACCTGTAGTTTCTCCTTCACCTATGACAGAACAGAAATCTGAGCCAACACAAAAGACGATCTCCAGTTCTTCAGGACCAGTTGGGAGGTCTTTACATACATCAAGTCCTGTAATAGACAAGAAGCCTAAATGGATTCCACCAG ctgcatcAGGAAGCAGTAATAACTCTATGAAATACGTTTCCGTTAAATCACCTACTCAGTGTCTTCGACTTGGCCTCTCCAGACTAGCAAGAGTCAAACCactgcatcccagtgctgctAGCAGTTAA